The following coding sequences lie in one Anomaloglossus baeobatrachus isolate aAnoBae1 chromosome 7, aAnoBae1.hap1, whole genome shotgun sequence genomic window:
- the LOC142246759 gene encoding olfactory receptor 2K2-like: MKNHTYNFFILTFTTDLENKLALSVFFILVYLTGVIANSATIIAIYKDQHLHTPMYLFLCNLSIVDLCYTTSTVPKLVHMLLSGDYTLSFTQCFVQMYFFLHVATTEDLLLFIMAYDRYVAICNPLRYHCLLSKKICILLMAAVWGTGCINSSVTTLTTSNIPLYTNIVPQFLCESKAFTKISYPNAGFQLFSYIEVVIFGVGPFLCSIISYTKVIIVILHIKSSEGRRKAFSTCSSHLIVLTMYYGTWMSVYIMPPLKDPRVFELTLSILFSIITPMVNPLIYSVRNKDVKRALQKMVGIKVRGE, encoded by the coding sequence ATGAAGAATCACACCTATAATTTCTTCATTTTGACATTTACTACTGACTTGGAGAATAAGTTGGCTTTATCGGTTTTCTTTATCCTGGTATACCTGACCGGAGTGATAGCAAATTCTGCCACCATCATCGCGATATACAAGGATCAGCACTTACACACCCCCATGTATCTATTCTTGTGCAATTTATCGATTGTTGACCTTTGCTACACAACATCCACTGTCCCTAAGTTGGTTCATATGTTATTGAGTGGTGATTACACCTTGTCCTTCACCCAATGCTTCGTCCAGATGTACTTCTTCCTACATGTGGCCACTACGGAGGATCTACTGCTCTTCATTATGGCTTATGATCGATATGTCGCCATTTGTAACCCTCTACGTTATCACTGTTTGTTGAGTAAGAAGATATGTATCCTGTTAATGGCTGCCGTGTGGGGAACAGGATGCATTAATTCCTCTGTTACAACATTGACTACATCTAATATACCTTTGTATACTAATATAGTTCCTCAATTCCTTTGTGAATCCAAAGCTTTCACCAAAATTTCCTACCCTAATGCTGGTTTCCAGCTATTTTCTTACATAGAAGTGGTAATCTTTGGTGTTGGCCCTTTCCTATGTAGTATAATATCTTATACTAAAGTCATCATCGTGATCTTACATATTAAATCCAGTGAAGGGAGAAGAAAGGCTTTCTCCACCTGCTCGTCCCACCTCATAGTCCTCACCATGTATTATGGCACCTGGATGTCCGTGTACATTATGCCACCATTGAAGGATCCTCGCGTCTTTGAACTGACACTTTCTATTCTATTTTCCATCATCACTCCTATGGTAAACCCTCTGATATACAGTGTACGGAATAAAGATGTAAAGAGGGCTCTACAGAAAATGGTGGGAATCAAAGTCAGAGGAGAATGA